The Tachysurus vachellii isolate PV-2020 chromosome 10, HZAU_Pvac_v1, whole genome shotgun sequence genomic sequence cacacacacacacacacaaacacactcacacatgttcAGCTGTTGGACTGGTTTCTCACAACTGACTCACATGCCAGCCAACATACCTTAATTATTACAGTCAGTAATGAGAAGAATTCTCTTTCACATCCTaagcacacatacgcacacacacacacacactcagagcttACAATGTGtataaaagtttacacaccctgtGAAAATATAGGGTTTTtgtgatggggaaaaaaatcctaaaaaaaaaaaaaaatccggtggcttagtggttagcacgttcgcctcacacctccagggttggggcttcgattcccgcctccaccttgtgtgtgtggagtttgcatgttctccccgtgcctcgggggtttcctccgggtactccggtttcctcccccggtccaaagacatgcatggtaggttgattggcatctctggaaaattgtccgtagtgtgtgattgtgtgagtgaatgagagtgtgtgtgtgtgccctgtgatgggttggcactccgtccagggtgtatcctgccttgatgcccaatgacgcccgagataggcacaggctccccgtgacccgaggtagttcggataagcggtagaaaatgaatgaatgcgcGAAAtgactgagatattgtacactatgtgcaaaaacggctgaaatgttggacagtttgggcaaaaacggctgaaaagtgtgcaaaacatcatgtaaacagtttgatgtgtactggaagtgtgtgtgttttgtgagggtctatgcagtccatacagatgatttgtgtatgttgtgctcagtacagttcagttcagttattgagaagtctgatggcttgtgggaagaaactgttactgTTAATTCTTTGGAATCAGTCCAGAACATATTACCCCACACAGTTTGGGGTGATTTAGTTGAGCTTGGATGTTTTCATGTAAGTTTTTCCCCTCACCAGAATCTCTCCAtgttacatttacggcatttagcagacacccttacccAGCGTGACTTACAAtaagcaactgagggttaagggccttgctcaggggcccagcagtggcagcttggtggacctggggttcgaacccatgaccttccgatcagtagcccaacaccttaaccactgagctaccacttacGCACTCCTATAATGCACTCTGTTATGCACTGTTATGCACTCCTATaaatagtggttaaggtgatggtCTATCAATTGGAAGGTTGGGCGTTTAAATCCCAGGGtccaccactgctgggcccctgagcaaggcccttaaccctcagttgctcagcggTATAAAcggtataaatgtaagtcgctctgattaaggccataaatgttaaataaatacacagttacactgttcttttttttatctgtttacgtCGAGCGTCCGTCATACAGACACGATTTTCTCTGTGAGTCGTTACTACGGAAACGCAAACACATTACCGCTACtgtcagaatcaagaattcagtagCACCATGGATCAGAGCACAGATTTGCTCCAGATCAAATCGAACATTCATGTTTGAAGATTGGTTTCgatctgattcattcattcattcattcattcatcttctaccgcttatccgaactacctcgggtcacggggagcctgtgcccatctcaggcgtcatcgggcatcaaggcaggatacaccctggacggagtgccaacccatcacagggcacacacacacactctcattcactcacacaatcacacactacggacaattttccagagatgccaatcaacctaccatgcatgtctttggaccgggggaggaaaccggagtacccggaggaaacccccgaggcacggggagaacatgcaaactccacacacacaaggcggaggcgggaatcgaaccccgaccctggaggtgtgaggcgaacgtgctaaccactaagccaccgtgcccccctggtttcgatctgatattttatttaaataaatatctctaatGTTTTTACACGGGAAAATCACCACGCGCTTCCTTCGTCTCGCACCGTTAGGAGAGCAGCCACATTGAGCCAGGTGCTATTTTTAATCCTCACACTTCTCCGGCTGTCGTCGTCGTTGGACGGCGTCTGAAACTacgctgaaaaaaaaaaaaaaccctgcagaTTTCCAGTGAGAGCTTCTTTAAAGCCAAAAATCTCTGCATCTATTCTTCTTTGGCCTTCTGGTCATAATCAGAAACAGACGAGCGCCGTTAAGCTCCGGATCTCGTGGTCTCGGCGATAACGGCTCGTGTTTGTTCGAGTCACGGCTGTGACGatgactgtttttttaattcaggaCGAATGTAAGAAAATAGACAATAgacatgaaaacatttcatatcaCATATCTTTTATTTGAAGTCAATCCATACAGATGAGTCAACCATGATCGTAGCGTCGTACGTCCTTTATAAGGGCAGCACACGGGGTAAGGAATAAGTTTTGACACCCTACATGTTGCAATGAACAAAATCTAGGTCCTTTTTTTTCAAGTCTcgaaacaacaattttgtttcattcatgaatttttaaaaggtaaaaaatatGTACACCAGCGCATTGGTTCTCCGCGTGGTTCTCCAGGGACGCCCAGGGTTCCATGAAGCATAGCCAAGGGGAATCTGTGACTTTTTCAAAAGCACCAAagtgaaaaaactttttttcagaGAGCTGTAGGTGAACGTACTGAAGGTgctctacacatacacacccttgCTACGTCACGTGTCTCTTCGTGTAGGTGTGTATGAGAGCGTCGGTGCTCCCGAGGCTCACTctgtgtttgctctgtaggaGCAGAGAACCAAACGTGGATTTTTCCGTGTCACGGCTGCCCGCGTCCGTCTCCGTGGCGCGAGGGTCTTCGTCCGATCGCGACTGCGGGTCCGACGTGTCCGATTTTATGAGTTTCTTAATCAGGACTGAAAGTTGCAGACTGAGCAGGAGAACCAGGGTTCCACCGTCACGGAGAACTCTatagagataaataaatgtaaatcaacTACAaataacatgtgtgtgtgtgtgtgtgtgtgtgtttctttaatgATCTACCTCTCCATCTCAGCTAGAATGTGCGGAAGCGCAGTCGTCATGTCGACGCCGCAGCTGAACTTCCTGCCGAAGGGAACGTCACACACCACCACGTCTACAGAAGCCGCAGTCAGCGGCGTCGCTACGGTACAGAGACACGGACTGGAAGCGTTAGTGTGCTTCATAGCTGTACATCTCACTCACATTATAATCTCTTACTGACTTATCATCTTAATTATAACCAGATTAGGACAAAGGGGTTAATGATAAAAAGATGTTGCAGTTGGGGAATGTATAGAGTTTTATAGAAAGTGGGacaaattgagagagagagagagagagagagagagagagagagagagagagagagagagagagatcataaTAAAGAAGTGTAAGTACCCATGCAGGAGGCCTGGAGTAACAGAACTCTCTCCTCCTGACCAGCGGCTTGTACATTCTGTACAGCTTTGTGTAACTGAGCTTCCTCACTGTCCATCCCTATAAACACaccactctacacacacacacacaatttaattaACTTGCAGTGATCCAACACATACACTTAgcactgacgtgtgtgtgtgtgtgtgtgtgtgggtacagaCCGGACTCTCCTGCGCTGCCTCCAGCAATATGGTGCCAACTCCACACATGGGGTCTAAAACTATCGAAGCCTcctgtgagtgagagagagagagagagagagagagagagagagagagagagagagagagtgtgagcgagagtgagtgagcgagagagagatacagagtgagagagagagagagagtgagagagagatacagagagagaaagaaagagagagaactgaatatactttatacttaatattacttaatatatgagagagaaagacacagatagagacagacagacagtcagagaggcACATAGACAGAGacgcagacagagacagagacagacagacagagacacagacagagagataagcacagacagacacaggcagagagacacagagagagagacacacatacagagagacacagacagagagagagagacagacagacagtcagaggcacagagacgcagacagagagagagagagacaggcagagacacagacagagaaagagacagatagagacagacagacagtcagaggcacagagacagagacgcagacagacagacagacagagacacagacagagagataagcacagacagacacaggcagagagacacagagagagagagacacatacagagagacacagacagagagataagcacagacagacacaggcagagagacacagagagacacacacagtcagagagagacagagaaacagacagacagtcagaggcacagagatgcagacagagagagagacagacaaacagagagacagacagacagagacacagacagacagagacacagacagatagagacagacagacagacagacagacagtcagaggcacagagacgcagacagagagagagacagactgacagagacacagacagagagataagcagacagacacaggcagagagacacagagagacacacacagtcagagagagacagagaaacagacagacagtcagaggcacagagatgcagacagagagagagacagacaaacagagacagacagacagagacacagacagacagagacacagacagatagagacagacagacagacagtcagaggcacagagacgcagacagagagagagacagactgacagagacacagacagagagataagcacagacagacacaggcagagagacacaagagagagaaattattTCTGCACTTTAATGGAGAACTTTTTTCTGTACTCATTTGCATATAGTGACGCCCATAAAATGCCATATAAGGTCAAGTGCACAGACAGCTGTGAGGACGAAATGAGTTAAAGTTTACGATTATTTCGACTCTACACCAATATAAATATTGAATAATTgaatacaataacaataataatttattattattattttagaataaatcGGTTCGTATCCAGCTTGATAAACAAGGTTATCAATCTAGGGATCTCTCAGAGGGTTGTCAATCATGCACCCTCATTAGAATATAAGGCCACGCCCACTCTGACCATTCTCAAACAGACTTATGAGAAAATTCCCCTGAGGTTTGAATAGTTTACAAAATATAAGTTAAAAGtatgtttgctgtgtgtgtgtggtgaagagatAACGGCACTGTACCTGAAGATTACAGAGAGACGCCATGGCCCAGGCTATAGTGGACCTGAGTCCGGTGTGCTTCAGATAAGTGCGACTGGCTAGAGGctgcctaaacacacacacacacacacacacacacacacacacacacactcagcaagATAGATGAAAGAGCAAATGCCTTTAATAGAGagaatattattaaatgtaccTCAACAGAGGAATGCCAACTACACAGTGATCATCACTTAAATACACATTCacctgtataaacacacacacacacacacacacacaaagcatataACCCATCACATTCAGAGCCAGCAAATACATAGCAGTAGTGTAAAGAGATctttatgactgtgtgtgtgtgtgtgtgtgtgtgtgtgtatgtgtgtgtgtgcctcaacAGTTGGATCACGAAGGTCAGCTTTCCATCCAAGCTGTCGATTGATGGCCATCCCAATGATACGATTCAGGGTCTAtgatacacatatacacacacacacagtattttgtAGCAAGaactttataaaaacaaacacacacacaggtgcccCACACACAGTATTTTGTAGCAAGaactttataaaacacacacacacacagtattttgtAGCAagaaccttataaaaacacacacacacaggtgccaCACACAGTATTTTGTAGCAAGaactttataaaaacacacacacacacacacacacacacacacacacacacacacacacacacacacacacacacacacacacacacacacacacctgggagTTATAAGAGCGAGCGATGATTCCACTACAGCGGCAGCTCACTCTAAACGTAGGATGATTTAaactctcctcttcctcctctcgcTTCCTCTTCTGGCCCCGCCCCCCTGAGCCGTTTAACTCCGCCTGCAGCAGGGTCCAGGTGGACACTGTGCCACTCCACTCCTCTGGATTTCCCACAATCCTCTGCTGTATCACACTTGCTGCTTTTGCtaataaaagaacagaaaagataCTCAGAAAAAGCCAGGTTTGTGTAAATATGTTCCTAACTACACCTTTATGTGTCGTACCTTTAAGTAAAGGTGTGTGATGTGAGCTGCACACCTGGATTTGTGGGTAaggaagtgggcggagctttacGCAGAAGCAGGAAGAGCCTCTCTGCCGATTTGAGTTG encodes the following:
- the thumpd2 gene encoding THUMP domain-containing protein 2 isoform X1; the protein is MSNSDGSVRFYCTAGAGMESFLLDEVKHKLNATETEHIPGRVFFRCHSNLHDVLQLKSAERLFLLLRKAPPTSLPTNPAKAASVIQQRIVGNPEEWSGTVSTWTLLQAELNGSGGRGQKRKREEEEESLNHPTFRVSCRCSGIIARSYNSQTLNRIIGMAINRQLGWKADLRDPTVEVNVYLSDDHCVVGIPLLRQPLASRTYLKHTGLRSTIAWAMASLCNLQEASIVLDPMCGVGTILLEAAQESPSGVFIGMDSEEAQLHKAVQNVQAAGQEERVLLLQASCMATPLTAASVDVVVCDVPFGRKFSCGVDMTTALPHILAEMERVLRDGGTLVLLLSLQLSVLIKKLIKSDTSDPQSRSDEDPRATETDAGSRDTEKSTFGSLLLQSKHRVSLGSTDALIHTYTKRHVT
- the thumpd2 gene encoding THUMP domain-containing protein 2 isoform X2; this encodes MMCCNSNRQRGSSCFCVKLRPLPYPQIQVCSSHHTPLLKAKAASVIQQRIVGNPEEWSGTVSTWTLLQAELNGSGGRGQKRKREEEEESLNHPTFRVSCRCSGIIARSYNSQTLNRIIGMAINRQLGWKADLRDPTVEVNVYLSDDHCVVGIPLLRQPLASRTYLKHTGLRSTIAWAMASLCNLQEASIVLDPMCGVGTILLEAAQESPSGVFIGMDSEEAQLHKAVQNVQAAGQEERVLLLQASCMATPLTAASVDVVVCDVPFGRKFSCGVDMTTALPHILAEMERVLRDGGTLVLLLSLQLSVLIKKLIKSDTSDPQSRSDEDPRATETDAGSRDTEKSTFGSLLLQSKHRVSLGSTDALIHTYTKRHVT